A genomic region of Elephas maximus indicus isolate mEleMax1 chromosome 10, mEleMax1 primary haplotype, whole genome shotgun sequence contains the following coding sequences:
- the LOC126083586 gene encoding olfactory receptor 11G2-like gives MRILKTSNISRSVNEFILLGFPCRREIQILLFVLFSLIYLLTLMGNLSIICAVWSSRKLHTPMYILLANFSFLEICYVSSDVPKLLANIISQTKSISYAGCLLQFYFFFSMCAAESLFLSVMSFDRFLAICKPLQYRTIMTNHLCVQLVVFCWTGGFLWLLTPLSLISQVPFCGPNTIDHFLCDLAPLLALSCAPVSGTTLTCGITSSLIIFLTFLYILGTYFCVLRVVLQVSSGSGRHKAFSTCASHLAVVFLFYGSVMVMYVSPGSGDHPGMQKFVTLFYALATPFFNPLIYNFQNKDMKEALKNILCLCFVGNF, from the coding sequence ATGAGGATCCTGAAGACCAGTAATATCTCTCGGTCTGTGAATGAGTTCATCCTCCTGGGCTTCCCCTGCCGCAGAGAGATTCAGATCCTCCTCTTTGTGCTCTTCTCCCTCATCTACCTCCTGACCCTCATGGGGAACTTGTCTATCATCTGTGCAGTGTGGTCCAGCAGGAaactccacacacccatgtacatcCTCCTGGCCAACTTCTCCTTCCTGGAGATCTGCTATGTCAGTTCTGATGTGCCCAAATTGTTGGCCAACATCATCTCCCAGACCAAGAGCATCTCCTATGCTGGCTGCCTGCTCCAGTTCTACTTCTTCTTCTCCATGTGTGCTGCTGAGAGTTTATTCCTATCGGTGATGTCTTTTGATCGATTTCTTGCTATTTGTAAACCTTTGCAGTATCGCACCATAATGACCAATCATCTATGTGTCCAGTTAGTGGTTTTCTGCTGGACAGGTGGCTTTCTCTGGCTATTGACCCCTTTGTCCCTAATATCTCAGGTGCCCTTCTGTGGTCCAAACACCATTGACCATTTTCTCTGTGATCTGGCACCCTTACTGGCATTGTCCTGTGCTCCAGTATCTGGAACTACTCTGACCTGTGGTATTACTAGCTCTCTCATTATCTTTCTCACCTTCCTGTACATCCTTGGCACTTACTTCTGTGTCCTCAGAGTGGTGTTGCAGGTGTCCTCAGGCTCGGGGAGGCATAAGGCTTTCTCTACTTGTGCCTCCCACCTTGCTGTGGTGTTCTTGTTCTATGGCTCAGTCATGGTGATGTATGTTAGCCCAGGTTCTGGGGACCATCCTGGGATGCAGAAATTTGTGACCTTGTTCTATGCTTTGGCAACTCCATTCTTCAATCCCCTGATCTATAACTTTCAGAACAAGGATATGAAGGAGGCATTAAAGAACattttgtgtttgtgttttgtgGGAAATTTCTGA
- the LOC126083587 gene encoding olfactory receptor 11G2-like yields MSISEASNISGSVSEFILLGFPCRREFQILLFVLFSLIYLLTLMGNLSIICAVWSSRKLHTPMYILLANFSFLEICYVSSDVPKLLANIISQTKSISYAGCLLQFYFFFSMCAAEGYFLSAMSFDRFLAICRPLHYPTIMTYHLCAQLVVFCWIGGFLSILVPATLMSRVPFCGPNIIDHFFCDLGPLLALSCAPVPKTTLTCATVSSLIIFLTFLYILGSYSLVLRAVLRVPAGSGRNKAFSTCASHFLVVSLFYGSVMVMYVSPGSRSHPGTQKFVTLFYCMATPFFNPLIYSLRNKDMKDALKKVLRAPTKVITKNIEK; encoded by the coding sequence TCTTTGTGCTCTTCTCCCTCATCTACCTCCTGACTCTCATGGGGAATTTGTCCATCATCTGTGCAGTGTGGTCAAGCAGGAaactccacacacccatgtacatcCTCCTGGCCAACTTCTCCTTCCTGGAGATCTGCTATGTCAGTTCTGATGTGCCCAAATTGTTGGCCAACATCATCTCCCAGACCAAGAGCATCTCCTATGCTGGCTGCCTGCTCCAGTTCTACTTCTTCTTCTCCATGTGTGCTGCAGAGGGCTACTTTCTGTCTGCAATGTCCTTTGATCGATTTCTTGCTATTTGTAGACCTTTGCACTATCCCACTATAATGACCTATCACCTATGTGCTCAATTAGTAGTCTTCTGTTGGATAGGTGGCTTTTTATCCATACTGGTGCCAGCAACTCTTATGTCTCGGGTGCCCTTCTGTGGCCCTAACATCATTGACCACtttttctgtgaccttggacCATTGCTGGCACTTTCCTGTGCCCCAGTTCCCAAAACTACTCTGACTTGTGCCACTGTAAGCTCTCTCATCATCTTCCTCACCTTCCTCTACATTCTTGGGTCCTACTCCTTGGTTTTAAGAGCTGTACTACGAGTTCCAGCTGGCTCAGGCAGGAACAAAGCTTTCTCTACCTGTGCCTCCCATTTCCTAGTGGTGTCCCTATTCTATGGCTCAGTCATGGTAATGTATGTGAGCCCAGGGTCCAGGAGTCATCCTGGGACACAGAAATTTGTGACCTTGTTTTACTGTATGGCAACCCCATTCTTTAATCCTCTTATCTATAGCCTCCGGAACAAAGATATGAAAGATGCACTAAAGAAAGTCCTAAGAGCACCAACAAAAGTAATTACTAAAAATATAGAGAAatga